The Gemmata palustris genome includes a region encoding these proteins:
- a CDS encoding radical SAM/SPASM domain-containing protein, translating to MTLLASFKLAKRVLLETDKRLLWKLAYNMGFKGALSVHRHKLRLKRGQVFPPFLYVSIINTCNLRCQGCWVDVSMKQETIKPAAFHQLVREAKQMGNVFFGIVGGEPFMHPNLLEMLAEHPDCYFQIFTNGHFITPKRAKQMWRLGNVTPLISVEGTEIVSDERRGRGNVLSKTMQGLHNALDAGVFTGVCTSLARSNIDDLLREEWIDRLVEMGVLYTWFHVYRPMGPNPNPALCLTSEQAIRARKFVVEMRAKKPIVIVDAYHDGEGKALCPAATGISHHINPWGDIEPCPIVQFSTESIHSTTDTRPLKQKFLRSAFLADFRKLAAETTRGCIVLERPDLLKKLVEAHGAKDATARKTALAELDAMTVRTSQYAPGTEIPEKNVFYRLAKRLFFNDFGAYTGHDARHAQDSAPAVLGR from the coding sequence GTGACCCTGCTCGCGTCGTTCAAGTTGGCCAAGCGCGTTCTGCTGGAAACCGACAAGCGGCTCCTGTGGAAGCTCGCTTACAACATGGGCTTTAAAGGGGCTTTGTCCGTTCACCGGCACAAGTTGCGCCTGAAGCGCGGGCAGGTGTTCCCGCCGTTTTTGTACGTCAGCATCATCAACACGTGCAACTTGCGGTGCCAGGGGTGCTGGGTCGATGTGAGCATGAAGCAGGAGACGATCAAGCCGGCCGCGTTCCACCAGCTCGTGCGCGAAGCGAAGCAGATGGGGAACGTGTTCTTCGGGATCGTCGGCGGCGAGCCGTTCATGCACCCGAATTTACTGGAGATGCTCGCGGAGCACCCGGACTGTTACTTCCAGATCTTCACGAACGGCCACTTCATTACGCCCAAACGCGCCAAACAGATGTGGCGCCTGGGGAACGTGACGCCGCTCATTTCGGTAGAAGGCACGGAGATCGTTTCGGACGAGCGCCGCGGGCGCGGGAACGTCCTGAGCAAGACGATGCAGGGGCTCCACAACGCGCTCGACGCGGGCGTGTTTACAGGCGTTTGCACCAGCCTCGCGCGAAGCAACATTGATGACTTGCTCCGCGAAGAGTGGATCGACCGGCTCGTGGAAATGGGCGTGCTTTACACGTGGTTTCACGTGTACCGACCGATGGGGCCGAACCCGAACCCGGCGCTGTGCCTGACGTCCGAGCAGGCGATTCGGGCACGGAAGTTCGTAGTGGAGATGCGCGCGAAGAAGCCGATTGTGATCGTTGATGCGTACCACGACGGCGAGGGCAAAGCGCTGTGCCCGGCCGCGACCGGGATCAGCCACCACATCAACCCGTGGGGCGACATCGAGCCGTGCCCGATCGTGCAGTTCTCCACGGAATCGATTCACTCCACGACCGACACGCGACCACTGAAACAGAAGTTCCTGCGGTCCGCGTTCCTGGCGGACTTCCGCAAGCTCGCCGCCGAAACGACGCGCGGGTGCATTGTGTTGGAGCGCCCCGACCTGCTGAAGAAACTGGTCGAAGCTCACGGGGCGAAGGACGCGACCGCCCGAAAGACCGCGCTCGCCGAACTCGACGCGATGACGGTCCGCACGTCGCAATACGCCCCGGGAACGGAGATCCCGGAGAAGAACGTGTTTTATCGGCTGGCGAAGCGGCTGTTCTTCAACGATTTCGGCGCCTACACCGGGCACGACGCCCGCCACGCGCAGGACTCGGCCCCCGCAGTGCTGGGAAGATAA
- a CDS encoding PSD1 and planctomycete cytochrome C domain-containing protein yields the protein MPLTRALFAIFALSAFVPQSGRAAPPAEKIDFARDIRPILSNSCFKCHGPAVQKGKLRLDERDAAVKKGTITPGKHADSELLVRVLLADDEKGRMPPVGVADRLSPDQIAKLKAWIDQGAEYTPHWAFVVPKRPVPPSAKQPAPNPIDAFIRARLEKEGLAPSPQADKTTLIRRVTLDLTGLLPSPKELDDFLKDESPQAYEKVVDRLLASPHYGERQARHWLDLARYADSNGYTIDGPRQIWAYRDWVISALNADVPFDQFTIEQLAGDLLPNATTQQKVATGFHRNTSFNEEGGTDAEQFRVERTVDRANTTAAVWLGLTAGCAQCHDHKYDPVSQKDYYRLYAFFDSCDEPTLPLGGPPDLEKQIADVQTKLAAARLAGTDEDAKKLIAELKKVQGQAPTTLVMRERPKPRQTFVQVRGDFLRKGDEVQPAYPSAINAAPAAKRLTRLDLAKWLTSAENPLTARVTVNREWQKFFGRGLVETENDFGLQGNFPTHPELLDWLAVEWVNPSPTPPLNGEGLKTEAVAPPSVFGSAPPSFLGKGAGGLGSWSLKRLHKLIVTAETYKQSSAMRKDVTERDPRNLLLGRQSRLRLEAEIIRDVSLSASGVLNPTLGGPGVFPPQPKEVFAFTQSNHPWVESKGPDRYRRGMYTYIWRQSQHPLLTTFDAADAQVACTKRNRSNTPLQALHMANDPVFVEFANALGTRIESEGPSDDAGRIAFAFRVCFARTPTTIEAARVQTYLDARRKADPKTAWATVARVLMNLDEFITRE from the coding sequence ATGCCATTGACCCGCGCTCTGTTTGCGATCTTCGCGCTCTCCGCCTTCGTTCCGCAGAGTGGCCGCGCCGCGCCGCCCGCGGAGAAGATCGATTTCGCGCGCGACATCCGCCCGATCCTGTCGAACAGTTGCTTCAAGTGCCACGGCCCGGCCGTGCAGAAGGGGAAACTGCGCCTCGACGAGCGCGACGCGGCCGTCAAGAAGGGCACGATCACTCCCGGTAAGCACGCGGACAGCGAACTACTCGTGCGCGTGCTGCTCGCGGACGACGAGAAGGGCCGGATGCCGCCGGTGGGCGTCGCGGACCGACTTTCGCCGGACCAAATCGCGAAGCTGAAAGCGTGGATCGATCAGGGCGCGGAGTACACACCGCACTGGGCCTTCGTGGTTCCCAAGCGCCCGGTCCCACCAAGCGCAAAACAACCCGCTCCGAATCCGATTGATGCGTTCATTCGCGCGCGACTGGAGAAAGAAGGGCTCGCGCCGTCACCGCAGGCAGATAAGACGACGCTGATTCGGCGCGTCACGCTCGACCTCACGGGACTTCTACCTTCACCCAAAGAACTGGACGACTTCCTCAAGGATGAATCGCCTCAAGCTTACGAGAAAGTCGTCGATCGATTGCTCGCGTCCCCGCACTACGGTGAGCGCCAGGCGCGACACTGGCTCGACCTCGCGCGCTACGCGGACAGCAACGGCTACACCATCGACGGCCCGCGACAAATCTGGGCCTACCGCGACTGGGTCATTAGCGCGCTCAACGCGGACGTGCCGTTCGACCAGTTCACGATCGAACAGCTCGCGGGGGATCTCCTCCCGAATGCGACGACACAACAGAAGGTGGCGACCGGGTTCCACCGGAACACCTCGTTCAACGAGGAAGGCGGCACCGACGCGGAGCAGTTCCGCGTCGAGCGCACGGTGGACCGCGCGAACACCACCGCGGCGGTGTGGCTCGGGCTCACGGCCGGGTGCGCGCAGTGCCACGACCACAAGTACGATCCCGTTTCGCAGAAGGACTATTACCGGCTGTACGCCTTCTTCGACTCGTGCGACGAACCGACGCTCCCGCTCGGCGGCCCGCCCGACCTGGAAAAGCAGATCGCGGACGTTCAGACGAAGTTAGCGGCGGCGCGACTCGCGGGTACGGACGAGGACGCGAAGAAACTCATCGCGGAACTCAAGAAAGTTCAGGGCCAAGCGCCGACGACGCTCGTGATGCGCGAGCGGCCGAAACCGCGTCAAACGTTCGTGCAGGTTCGGGGCGACTTTCTTCGCAAGGGTGACGAAGTTCAGCCCGCGTACCCGAGCGCGATCAACGCAGCACCAGCGGCCAAGCGCCTGACGCGACTCGATCTCGCGAAGTGGCTCACGAGCGCGGAGAACCCGCTCACGGCCCGCGTGACGGTGAACCGGGAGTGGCAAAAGTTCTTCGGGCGCGGACTGGTCGAAACCGAGAACGACTTCGGGCTGCAAGGGAACTTCCCGACCCACCCGGAACTGCTCGATTGGCTCGCGGTGGAATGGGTGAACCCCTCCCCAACCCCTCCCCTAAACGGAGAGGGGCTTAAAACCGAAGCCGTTGCGCCACCTTCGGTATTTGGTTCTGCTCCCCCTTCCTTCTTAGGGAAGGGGGCCGGGGGGTTAGGTTCTTGGTCGCTCAAGCGCCTCCACAAGCTCATCGTGACGGCGGAGACCTACAAGCAGTCCTCCGCGATGCGCAAGGACGTCACCGAGCGCGACCCGCGTAACCTGCTCCTCGGCCGACAATCGCGCCTGCGACTCGAAGCCGAAATCATCCGCGACGTGTCGCTCTCCGCGAGCGGGGTGCTCAACCCGACGCTCGGTGGACCGGGCGTCTTCCCGCCGCAACCGAAGGAAGTGTTCGCGTTCACCCAGAGCAACCACCCGTGGGTGGAGAGCAAGGGACCGGACCGCTACCGGCGCGGGATGTACACGTACATCTGGCGGCAGTCGCAGCACCCGCTGCTCACCACGTTCGATGCGGCCGACGCTCAAGTCGCTTGCACGAAGCGGAACCGCAGCAACACGCCGCTGCAAGCGCTGCACATGGCGAACGACCCGGTGTTCGTGGAGTTCGCCAACGCCCTCGGCACGCGCATCGAATCGGAAGGCCCGTCCGACGACGCGGGGCGAATCGCGTTCGCGTTCCGCGTATGCTTCGCGCGCACGCCGACGACCATCGAAGCGGCTCGCGTGCAGACATACCTCGACGCTAGGCGCAAAGCCGACCCGAAAACCGCATGGGCGACCGTCGCTCGCGTGCTGATGAATTTGGACGAGTTCATCACGCGGGAGTGA
- a CDS encoding DUF1501 domain-containing protein, whose translation MTPHTLDSALTLARTRRHFFRDCGLGVGAMALGSLLARDTHAKERTDPLAPRKPHFPAKAKAVIYLFMAGAPSQLELFEPKPELNKLSGQKVPESFTKGKRFAFIKGDAKLLGSARKFEKAGTCGMDISELLPHHREIADEVCWLRGMKTDVFNHGPAKCFINTGSPQFGRPSMGAWLTYGLGSESDSLPGFVVLQSGPRGPRGGASLYGSGFLPSVYQGVPFLKGPNPILDLAPPPKVSAKDQGEFVDTVNDLNKLRHEQTGDPEIQTRIAAYEMAYRMQTSAPELMDLAKEDQKTLDLYGAVKGKPSFAANCLLARRLVQRGVRFIQLYHTDWDHHGGPLDLTKPLDTICKEVDQPCAALIKDLKRLGLLDSTIVVWGGEFGRTPMGESRETIGRDHHIDAYTMWVAGGGFKPGTLYGKSDEIGYNVVENEVHVHDLQATILNQMGLDHTKLTFRFQGRDFRLTDVHGRVVKEVLS comes from the coding sequence ATGACCCCACACACCCTTGACAGTGCCCTAACCCTCGCACGCACGCGGCGGCACTTCTTCCGTGATTGCGGCTTGGGGGTCGGCGCGATGGCGCTCGGCTCGCTGCTCGCGCGCGACACGCACGCCAAAGAGCGAACCGACCCGCTCGCGCCCCGGAAGCCACACTTCCCGGCCAAAGCGAAAGCCGTCATCTACCTTTTCATGGCCGGCGCGCCGAGCCAACTCGAACTGTTCGAGCCGAAGCCCGAACTGAACAAGCTCAGCGGCCAGAAGGTGCCCGAATCGTTCACGAAGGGCAAGCGGTTCGCGTTCATCAAGGGCGACGCGAAATTGCTCGGGTCCGCGCGCAAGTTCGAGAAGGCCGGTACGTGCGGCATGGACATCAGCGAACTGCTGCCGCACCACCGCGAGATCGCGGACGAGGTGTGCTGGCTCCGCGGGATGAAGACGGACGTGTTCAACCACGGCCCGGCGAAGTGCTTCATCAACACCGGGTCGCCGCAATTCGGCCGACCGAGCATGGGGGCCTGGCTCACCTACGGGCTCGGGAGCGAGAGCGACAGTCTGCCCGGGTTCGTGGTGCTCCAGTCCGGTCCGCGCGGTCCGCGCGGGGGCGCATCGCTCTACGGCTCCGGGTTCCTGCCCAGTGTGTACCAGGGCGTTCCGTTCCTCAAAGGCCCGAATCCGATACTCGACCTCGCCCCGCCACCGAAAGTAAGCGCGAAAGATCAGGGCGAATTCGTCGATACGGTAAACGACCTGAACAAGCTCCGGCACGAACAGACCGGTGACCCCGAGATCCAAACGCGGATCGCGGCCTACGAAATGGCCTACCGGATGCAGACCAGCGCGCCGGAACTGATGGACCTCGCGAAAGAGGACCAGAAGACGCTCGATTTGTACGGCGCCGTCAAAGGCAAACCGAGTTTCGCCGCGAACTGCCTGCTCGCGCGCCGACTCGTGCAGCGCGGGGTGCGGTTCATCCAACTGTACCACACCGACTGGGACCACCACGGCGGCCCCCTCGACCTCACCAAGCCACTCGACACCATCTGCAAGGAAGTCGATCAGCCGTGCGCCGCGCTCATCAAGGATCTCAAGCGCCTCGGACTGCTCGACAGCACGATCGTGGTGTGGGGCGGCGAGTTCGGCCGCACGCCGATGGGCGAGAGCCGCGAGACGATCGGGCGCGACCACCACATTGATGCGTACACGATGTGGGTCGCGGGGGGCGGGTTCAAGCCCGGCACGCTGTACGGCAAGTCCGACGAGATCGGTTACAACGTGGTCGAGAACGAGGTCCACGTCCACGATCTTCAGGCCACGATCCTCAACCAGATGGGCCTGGACCACACGAAACTGACGTTCCGGTTCCAGGGCCGCGATTTCCGCCTCACCGACGTTCACGGCAGGGTCGTGAAAGAGGTTCTGAGCTGA
- a CDS encoding asparagine synthase-related protein, with product MHRTLPLSRIIDLTSADGNRVYNMTVDEARELVASGDATAVGRIEGEFALFGHRGRTVFFARTIGRLLRYFIAKWHDGPILIVADRIDAIRDQLNELGLGDQFHPSYTRMVPAHHLMRLELVGCPDPSPTCDRFFAPTRNSLPADPTAIGERYIGAAYNEIVRWLDRVPAREPIGVCFSGGIDSGSVFLLTYHALLRRGDSPSRLKAFTLEVDGASPDLEQARAFLGRLGLDLFLEPISVRGADVQIEDAIRVIEDYKPLDVQSAAMALAMCRGIRARYPEWKYLLDGDGGDENLKDYPIEDNPELTIRSVLNNLMLYQEGWGVQAIKHSLTYSGGQSRGYARTYAPLAVTGFTGLSPFVCPSVIEVAEGIPFIELTNWDHEKLYALKGQVVAAGVKAVTGLDMPVFPKRRFQHGATTKPKDLFPTSPAAYRRIFQRVYDAGAALHG from the coding sequence ATGCACCGCACTCTCCCCCTCTCGCGGATCATCGACCTCACCAGCGCCGACGGAAACCGCGTCTACAACATGACGGTGGACGAGGCGCGCGAACTCGTTGCCAGCGGCGACGCCACCGCGGTCGGGCGCATCGAGGGCGAGTTCGCCCTCTTCGGGCACCGCGGGCGCACGGTGTTCTTCGCCCGCACCATCGGCCGCCTGCTGCGGTACTTCATCGCCAAATGGCACGACGGGCCGATCCTGATCGTGGCCGACCGGATCGACGCCATTCGCGACCAGTTGAACGAGCTGGGGCTCGGCGACCAGTTCCACCCGTCCTACACCCGGATGGTGCCCGCGCACCACCTCATGCGGCTCGAACTCGTTGGGTGCCCCGACCCGAGCCCCACCTGCGACCGCTTCTTCGCCCCGACACGCAATTCGCTCCCCGCGGACCCGACCGCCATCGGCGAGCGCTACATCGGCGCGGCCTACAACGAAATCGTCCGCTGGCTCGATCGCGTCCCGGCGCGGGAACCGATCGGCGTCTGTTTCTCCGGCGGGATCGATAGCGGCTCGGTCTTCCTGCTCACCTACCACGCGCTGCTCCGGCGCGGCGACAGCCCGTCTCGCCTCAAAGCGTTCACGCTCGAAGTGGACGGCGCCAGCCCGGACCTGGAACAGGCCCGCGCGTTCCTCGGCCGGCTCGGATTAGACCTCTTCCTCGAACCGATCTCGGTCCGCGGAGCGGACGTACAGATCGAAGACGCGATCCGGGTAATCGAGGACTACAAGCCGCTCGACGTGCAGTCCGCGGCGATGGCCCTGGCGATGTGCCGCGGCATCCGGGCACGGTACCCGGAATGGAAGTACCTACTCGACGGCGACGGGGGCGACGAGAACCTCAAGGACTACCCGATCGAGGACAACCCGGAACTGACCATTCGGAGCGTGCTGAACAACCTGATGCTGTACCAGGAGGGCTGGGGCGTCCAGGCGATCAAGCACTCGCTGACGTACTCGGGCGGGCAGAGCCGCGGGTACGCCCGGACCTACGCCCCGCTCGCGGTCACGGGCTTCACGGGCCTCAGTCCCTTTGTGTGCCCCTCGGTGATTGAAGTGGCGGAGGGGATTCCGTTCATCGAACTGACGAACTGGGACCACGAAAAGCTCTACGCACTGAAGGGCCAAGTCGTTGCGGCGGGCGTTAAAGCTGTGACCGGTCTGGACATGCCGGTGTTCCCGAAGCGCCGGTTCCAGCACGGCGCAACGACCAAGCCCAAGGATCTGTTCCCCACGAGCCCGGCCGCGTACCGCCGGATCTTCCAGAGGGTCTATGACGCCGGTGCCGCTCTTCACGGATGA
- a CDS encoding radical SAM protein, producing the protein MTPVPLFTDDWVLAHRPARNSLPADRPYAWLVEPEPAGAGRLVDVATLFLTNRECPFRCVMCDLWKNTLPESVAVGQIPEQIRWALAQLPPAQHLKLYNAGSFFDPRAIPPEDYPAIARLAAPFERVIVECHPKLVGTRCWAFNALLADRGVKLEVALGLETVHPEVLLRLNKRMTTDDFAQAARALRTEGIAVRAFIMVRPPFLTEDEGLEWAKRSLDFAFAHGAECCSLIPTRDGNGAMEELARAGHFAPPALETLERALEYGLALRAGRVFLDLWDIAKVSPDAPDRAARVARLARMNVSQRLEP; encoded by the coding sequence ATGACGCCGGTGCCGCTCTTCACGGATGACTGGGTGCTGGCCCACCGGCCCGCCCGGAATTCGCTGCCTGCGGACCGCCCGTATGCCTGGCTCGTCGAACCCGAACCGGCGGGCGCCGGGCGGCTCGTGGACGTCGCGACCCTGTTCCTGACCAACCGCGAGTGCCCGTTCCGCTGCGTGATGTGCGATTTGTGGAAGAACACGCTCCCGGAATCGGTCGCTGTTGGCCAGATACCCGAACAGATTCGTTGGGCACTCGCGCAACTACCGCCGGCGCAGCACCTGAAGCTCTACAACGCGGGGAGCTTCTTCGATCCGCGTGCGATTCCACCGGAGGATTATCCCGCAATCGCACGACTCGCGGCCCCGTTCGAGCGAGTGATCGTCGAGTGCCACCCCAAACTCGTGGGTACTCGGTGTTGGGCGTTCAACGCGCTGCTCGCGGACCGAGGGGTGAAGTTGGAAGTCGCGCTCGGATTGGAGACGGTCCACCCCGAAGTGCTGCTCCGACTGAACAAAAGAATGACGACGGACGATTTCGCGCAGGCGGCCCGCGCGTTGCGGACCGAGGGGATCGCGGTCCGGGCTTTCATTATGGTACGCCCGCCGTTTCTTACCGAGGACGAGGGGCTGGAGTGGGCCAAGCGCTCGCTCGATTTCGCGTTCGCGCACGGCGCGGAATGCTGTAGCCTGATTCCTACGCGCGACGGCAACGGGGCAATGGAAGAACTCGCTCGGGCCGGGCACTTTGCGCCGCCCGCCCTGGAAACACTGGAACGTGCCCTGGAGTACGGCCTCGCGCTGCGCGCGGGGCGCGTGTTCCTCGATTTGTGGGACATCGCCAAAGTCTCTCCCGATGCGCCCGATCGCGCCGCGCGGGTGGCCCGACTCGCCCGAATGAACGTGTCGCAGCGCCTCGAGCCTTGA
- a CDS encoding NAD(P)/FAD-dependent oxidoreductase, protein MTRFDCDLAILGSGFGGTLLAIIARKLGYSVALLERGQHPRFAIGESSTPLADFKLADIANRFGLDWLRPFAKYGPWKATNPHLPCGLKRGFSFFRHERGQPFTPRDDNANTLIVAASPNNETADTHWFRADFDSHLVDRAVEAGVPYLDNLETHAVRHGPGGWELDGTRGAEAVAVRAGMLIDATGTGQVIAGALGIESVDPTNLRAKSRALYSHFTGVAPWQSVLEEQYGPAATAGHPFPCDAAALHQIIDNGWMWVLRFENGITSAGFSLDPSAHPVVPGESPEAEWTRLLNTYPSLARQFARAVPVRPFVRTGRLQRRLSQAAGADWALLPHGAGFLDAWLSPGIAQTLFAVNRLGRILAEERAGPGREQRLNEYGRTVLRELAWVDEITGTCFACFDRFPVLVSVAALYFVAAIYCEERERAGLATPDDAFLLTDHAEYRAVAEHIFRKGAGLPAADADRFAAEVRELLAPYNSCGLCDPDRCNMYPYTGSLSPLR, encoded by the coding sequence GTGACCCGATTCGACTGTGATCTCGCGATTCTCGGCTCCGGGTTCGGTGGCACGCTCCTCGCCATCATCGCCCGGAAGCTCGGGTACTCGGTCGCGCTGCTCGAGCGCGGCCAACACCCGCGGTTCGCCATCGGGGAATCCTCGACCCCGCTCGCCGACTTCAAACTCGCGGACATCGCGAACCGGTTCGGACTCGATTGGCTCCGACCGTTCGCCAAATACGGCCCCTGGAAAGCGACCAACCCACACTTACCGTGCGGTTTGAAGCGCGGGTTCAGTTTCTTCCGCCACGAGCGCGGGCAGCCGTTCACCCCGCGGGACGACAACGCGAACACACTGATCGTCGCGGCCAGCCCCAACAACGAGACGGCTGATACACACTGGTTTCGAGCGGACTTCGATTCGCACCTCGTCGACCGCGCGGTGGAAGCAGGAGTTCCGTACCTCGACAACCTGGAAACGCACGCGGTGCGCCACGGCCCCGGCGGGTGGGAACTGGACGGCACCCGGGGCGCCGAGGCCGTCGCGGTCCGCGCCGGGATGCTGATCGACGCGACCGGGACGGGGCAAGTGATAGCCGGCGCGCTCGGGATCGAATCGGTCGATCCCACGAACCTCCGGGCTAAATCGCGCGCGTTGTATTCGCACTTCACCGGCGTCGCGCCCTGGCAATCCGTGCTCGAAGAACAGTACGGACCGGCCGCGACCGCCGGGCACCCGTTCCCGTGCGACGCCGCCGCGCTCCACCAGATCATCGATAACGGCTGGATGTGGGTGCTCCGCTTCGAGAACGGCATCACCAGCGCGGGGTTCTCCCTCGACCCCAGCGCGCACCCGGTGGTTCCCGGCGAATCCCCCGAAGCCGAGTGGACGCGGTTACTGAACACGTACCCGTCGCTCGCACGGCAATTCGCGCGGGCCGTTCCCGTGCGCCCGTTCGTGCGCACCGGCCGGTTGCAGCGCAGGCTCTCGCAAGCGGCCGGCGCGGACTGGGCGTTGCTCCCACACGGCGCCGGGTTTCTGGACGCCTGGCTCAGCCCGGGCATCGCCCAAACGCTCTTCGCGGTCAACCGGCTCGGGCGCATTTTGGCCGAAGAGCGCGCTGGCCCCGGGCGCGAACAGCGCCTGAACGAGTACGGCCGAACGGTTTTGCGGGAACTCGCGTGGGTGGACGAGATCACCGGGACGTGCTTCGCCTGCTTCGATCGGTTCCCCGTACTCGTGTCGGTCGCGGCGCTGTACTTCGTGGCCGCGATCTACTGCGAGGAGCGCGAACGGGCCGGTCTCGCCACCCCCGACGACGCCTTCCTGCTGACCGACCACGCGGAGTACCGTGCGGTCGCCGAACACATATTCCGTAAGGGCGCCGGGCTCCCCGCGGCGGACGCGGACCGGTTCGCGGCCGAAGTTCGGGAGTTGCTCGCGCCGTACAATTCGTGCGGGTTGTGCGATCCCGACCGGTGCAACATGTACCCGTACACCGGAAGCCTCTCCCCGCTTCGTTGA